The Carassius gibelio isolate Cgi1373 ecotype wild population from Czech Republic chromosome A24, carGib1.2-hapl.c, whole genome shotgun sequence genome window below encodes:
- the LOC127946298 gene encoding microtubule-associated protein 4 isoform X7: MADLSLTDALTDSIPHPDLENTVKMDFMTSLEAESFTDQVGETVDKTNFIPLLDNDGKDPGTVVKNGKQEVQGAQNPGFSQPSVMSAVITGDAPFQTERPSGVAEVQEPPASQATEAPKIPSEPQIATTPKSPQDTSAGVFGDRWSDEAGISSDLPLTPSVSTVISRHAGPLVESPHDTANPQWPPKDNGAGDAEEREREGFDHKKEKKKKKRRPRDEVYDHTETQSESFISDSHDQPSPCKERDRDGGWEDGSHFGGRVKKPKSRRKIPEEWAIHAEPFVPASACVPQELATDISHSLSEDYTDGSLIPLSLTQDLLSLTATSPTSTAILEPAVPSPKYPGQAPDKSHQHPLSTSSGFNEIMETEDPISGNVSDTQPFISPGGTLEEAIIGQDQTYTASVGTQKSPLKEPQTSTPGSTCFVPQMEALITAPPFSPSVPAWSLNNYNQPFAPEGVAIETSAQVSAPSPKSKVPKEPKSKQGKKSSASSSSKSPTSPQAKLPSPQNSGLNPAAPPFFPTFAEPRDLTEETPSALEENSEKSKPQTNKIDTVQKIDDPNVFIKTDKDQKMETVEEKHKTNHTDEQTTKGENTEALDKNKDVGKSEETDKDEAEHEVETPVKSEKIEHKTTKDETEEEIESSPKMMEEVKVEESKSDQKAEKDKEEQVKEVEKEKAEQKTEQHQTEKEKAEQKTEKIEPTDKKPAKAEKDEKIPKTAAKPKPAVTNGAPGKPLTSPEKKTKPVAGATKPSSAKPRLSSASSATAPPKRPAPTSAPLSKKAPVPKAPAPAAGTKRPPTASTRPPTASSTVTREVKPKTAVPKTSVAPARPPADKPVTAARTSTITSRSTASAAAARRPVTKTESKPGDEKKPSTPKTTDVSRSKPAPLKASTTTTSSARPRSTKTPVSSSSPSAAAAPRPTSASASSTTTRTTPRPSSASTSTPAHNTKNIRSKIGSTDNIKYQPGGGKVTVSQSRTDAQSSPSKETSQAKILINQLHSL; this comes from the exons ATGGCGGATCTGAGCTTGACCGACGCTCTGACCGACAGCATTCCTCATCCTGACCTGGAGAACACGGTGAAGATGGATTTCATGACCTCGCTGGAGGCCGAGAGCTTCACTGATCAGGTCGGAGAGACTGTTGACAAGACCAACTTCATCCCGCTGCTGGACAACGATGGGAAGG aTCCAGGTACAGTAGTCAAGAATGGAAAGCAGGAAGTCCAAGGGGCTCAAAACCCTG GTTTCTCTCAGCCTAGTGTAATGTCGGCGGTGATCACAGGTGACGCTCCTTTCCAGACAGAAAGACCGTCTGGTGTGGCTGAAGTACAGGAGCCGCCAGCTTCTCAAGCCACCGAAGCCCCCAAAATACCATCTGAACCCCAAATAGCCACGACACCCAAGAGCCCACAGGACACATCCGCAG GTGTCTTTGGTGACCGCTGGTCCGATGAGGCCGGCATTTCATCTGACCTGCCCTTAACGCCCAGCGTTTCCACTGTTATCAGTCGCCATGCTGGTCCTCTGGTAGAAAGCCCACATGACACGGCTAACCCTCAGTGGCCACCGAAAGATAACGGGGCGGGAGATGcagaggaaagagaaagagaaggattTGACCATAAgaaggaaaagaagaagaagaaacggaGACCCAGGGACGAAGTGTACGACCACACGGAAACGCAGAGCGAAAGTTTTATATCCGACAGCCACGATCAGCCGTCCCCGTGTAAAGAACGGGACCGAGATGGAGGTTGGGAAGACGGAAGCCACTTTGGTGGGAGAGTCAAGAAGCCGAAAAGCCGTAGGAAGATTCCTGAGGAATGGGCGATCCATGCAGAGCCCTTTGTCCCTGCTTCAGCCTGCGTGCCGCAGGAGCTCGCAACTGATATTTCCCATTCACTTTCTGAGGACTACACCGATGGGAGTCTCATTCCTCTGTCTCTTACCCAAGATCTTCTATCCCTCACGGCCACTTCCCCAACATCCACAGCAATTCTTGAACCTGCAGTGCCCTCTCCAAAGTATCCCGGTCAAGCCCCCGATAAATCCCACCAGCATCCCTTGTCTACGTCATCCGGATTCAACGAAATCATGGAAACAGAAGATCCTATTTCTGGCAATGTTAGTGACACTCAGCCTTTCATCTCTCCAGGTGGAACCTTGGAGGAAGCCATAATTGGACAAGATCAGACCTACACCGCTTCCGTGGGCACCCAAAAGTCGCCATTAAAGGAACCCCAGACGTCCACCCCTGGAAGCACTTGTTTTGTACCACAGATGGAAGCACTGATCACAGCACCCCCGTTTTCTCCTTCTGTACCCGCATGGTCTCTTAATAACTACAATCAACCCTTTGCTCCTGAAGGTGTTGCCATTGAGACCTCAGCCCAAGTTTCTGCACCTTCGCCAAAGAGCAAAGTCCCAAAGGAACCAAAGTCCAAACAAGGCAAGAAGTCGTCTGCATCATCCTCATCAAAGAGTCCAACCTCCCCTCAAGCAAAGTTGCCGTCTCCCCAGAATTCTGGTCTAAATCCGGCTGCTCCGCCCTTCTTCCCTACTTTTGCAGAACCTCGGGATCTCACCGAAGAAACGCCCTCCGCATTGGAAG AAAACTCTGAGAAGAGCAAGCCGCAGACGAACAAAATAGACACTGTGCAGAAGATTGATGACCCTAATGTTTTCATCAAGACGGACAAAGATCAGAAGATGGAAACGGTGGAGGAGAAACACAAAACTAACCACACAGACGAACAGACAACCAAAGGAGAAAACACCGAAGCTCTGGACAAAAACAAAGATGTGGGTAAATCGGAGGAAACGGACAAGGATGAAGCAGAACACGAAGTGGAAACGCCAGTAAAAAGTGAGAAGATTGAACACAAAACGACTAAAGATGAGACTGAAGAAGAGATTGAGTCCTCCCCAAAGATGATGGAAGAAGTGAAAGTCGAGGAGAGCAAGTCAGATCAGAAAGCGGAGAAAGATAAAGAAGAACAGGTGAAGGAAGTGGAGAAGGAGAAAGCAGAACAGAAGACCGAACAACACCAAACAGAAAAGGAGAAAgcagaacagaaaacagaaaagatTGAGCCGACTGATAAGAAACCCGCCAAAGCTGAGAAGGACGAGAAAATCCCAAAAACAGCTGCTAAACCCAAACCTGCGGTGACCAACGGTGCTCCTGGAAAACCCCTGACTAGTCCTGAGAAGAAGACCAAG CCTGTCGCCGGTGCAACCAAACCTAGCTCTGCCAAGCCCCGGCTAAGCTCCGCCTCCAGTGCTACAGCCCCGCCCAAGCGTCCCGCCCCCACCTCAGCACCCCTCAGCAAAAAAGCCCCAGTGCCCAAAGCACCTGCCCCAGCTGCTGGCACCAAACGACCCCCCACAGCCTCCACACGACCCCCCACAGCGTCCAGCACAGTGACCAGAGAGGTCAAGCCCAAG ACGGCTGTCCCAAAGACCTCTGTCGCTCCGGCTCGACCCCCTGCAGACAAACCTGTGACCGCAGCACGCACCTCGACAATAACATCACGCAGCACAGCCAGCGCAGCGGCAGCACGACGCCCCG TCACAAAGACTGAGAGCAAACCAGGAGACGAAAAGAAACCAAGCACACCGAAAACCACAG atgtgtccCGCTCTAAACCTGCGCCTCTCAAAGCCTCCACCACAACTACAAGCAGCGCTCGCCCTCGCAGCACCAAGACCCCCGTCTCCAGCAGCTctccatcagcagcagcagcacctcGACCCACCTCCGCCTCCGCCTCCAGCACCACGACACGCACCACACCACGGCCCAGCTCCGCCTCCACCTCCACCCCGGCACACAACACCAAAAACATCCGCTCCAAAATCGGCTCCACAGACAACATCAAATACCAGCCTGGAGGAGGAAAg GTCACGGTGTCTCAGAGCAGGACAGACGCTCAGAGCTCGCCCTCCAAAGAGACCAGCCAGGCCAAA
- the LOC127946298 gene encoding microtubule-associated protein 4 isoform X9, whose protein sequence is MADLSLTDALTDSIPHPDLENTVKMDFMTSLEAESFTDQVGETVDKTNFIPLLDNDGKDPGTVVKNGKQEVQGAQNPGFSQPSVMSAVITGDAPFQTERPSGVAEVQEPPASQATEAPKIPSEPQIATTPKSPQDTSAGVFGDRWSDEAGISSDLPLTPSVSTVISRHAGPLVESPHDTANPQWPPKDNGAGDAEEREREGFDHKKEKKKKKRRPRDEVYDHTETQSESFISDSHDQPSPCKERDRDGGWEDGSHFGGRVKKPKSRRKIPEEWAIHAEPFVPASACVPQELATDISHSLSEDYTDGSLIPLSLTQDLLSLTATSPTSTAILEPAVPSPKYPGQAPDKSHQHPLSTSSGFNEIMETEDPISGNVSDTQPFISPGGTLEEAIIGQDQTYTASVGTQKSPLKEPQTSTPGSTCFVPQMEALITAPPFSPSVPAWSLNNYNQPFAPEGVAIETSAQVSAPSPKSKVPKEPKSKQGKKSSASSSSKSPTSPQAKLPSPQNSGLNPAAPPFFPTFAEPRDLTEETPSALEENSEKSKPQTNKIDTVQKIDDPNVFIKTDKDQKMETVEEKHKTNHTDEQTTKGENTEALDKNKDVGKSEETDKDEAEHEVETPVKSEKIEHKTTKDETEEEIESSPKMMEEVKVEESKSDQKAEKDKEEQVKEVEKEKAEQKTEQHQTEKEKAEQKTEKIEPTDKKPAKAEKDEKIPKTAAKPKPAVTNGAPGKPLTSPEKKTKPVAGATKPSSAKPRLSSASSATAPPKRPAPTSAPLSKKAPVPKAPAPAAGTKRPPTASTRPPTASSTVTREVKPKTAVPKTSVAPARPPADKPVTAARTSTITSRSTASAAAARRPVTKTESKPGDEKKPSTPKTTDVSRSKPAPLKASTTTTSSARPRSTKTPVSSSSPSAAAAPRPTSASASSTTTRTTPRPSSASTSTPAHNTKNIRSKIGSTDNIKYQPGGGKLQSS, encoded by the exons ATGGCGGATCTGAGCTTGACCGACGCTCTGACCGACAGCATTCCTCATCCTGACCTGGAGAACACGGTGAAGATGGATTTCATGACCTCGCTGGAGGCCGAGAGCTTCACTGATCAGGTCGGAGAGACTGTTGACAAGACCAACTTCATCCCGCTGCTGGACAACGATGGGAAGG aTCCAGGTACAGTAGTCAAGAATGGAAAGCAGGAAGTCCAAGGGGCTCAAAACCCTG GTTTCTCTCAGCCTAGTGTAATGTCGGCGGTGATCACAGGTGACGCTCCTTTCCAGACAGAAAGACCGTCTGGTGTGGCTGAAGTACAGGAGCCGCCAGCTTCTCAAGCCACCGAAGCCCCCAAAATACCATCTGAACCCCAAATAGCCACGACACCCAAGAGCCCACAGGACACATCCGCAG GTGTCTTTGGTGACCGCTGGTCCGATGAGGCCGGCATTTCATCTGACCTGCCCTTAACGCCCAGCGTTTCCACTGTTATCAGTCGCCATGCTGGTCCTCTGGTAGAAAGCCCACATGACACGGCTAACCCTCAGTGGCCACCGAAAGATAACGGGGCGGGAGATGcagaggaaagagaaagagaaggattTGACCATAAgaaggaaaagaagaagaagaaacggaGACCCAGGGACGAAGTGTACGACCACACGGAAACGCAGAGCGAAAGTTTTATATCCGACAGCCACGATCAGCCGTCCCCGTGTAAAGAACGGGACCGAGATGGAGGTTGGGAAGACGGAAGCCACTTTGGTGGGAGAGTCAAGAAGCCGAAAAGCCGTAGGAAGATTCCTGAGGAATGGGCGATCCATGCAGAGCCCTTTGTCCCTGCTTCAGCCTGCGTGCCGCAGGAGCTCGCAACTGATATTTCCCATTCACTTTCTGAGGACTACACCGATGGGAGTCTCATTCCTCTGTCTCTTACCCAAGATCTTCTATCCCTCACGGCCACTTCCCCAACATCCACAGCAATTCTTGAACCTGCAGTGCCCTCTCCAAAGTATCCCGGTCAAGCCCCCGATAAATCCCACCAGCATCCCTTGTCTACGTCATCCGGATTCAACGAAATCATGGAAACAGAAGATCCTATTTCTGGCAATGTTAGTGACACTCAGCCTTTCATCTCTCCAGGTGGAACCTTGGAGGAAGCCATAATTGGACAAGATCAGACCTACACCGCTTCCGTGGGCACCCAAAAGTCGCCATTAAAGGAACCCCAGACGTCCACCCCTGGAAGCACTTGTTTTGTACCACAGATGGAAGCACTGATCACAGCACCCCCGTTTTCTCCTTCTGTACCCGCATGGTCTCTTAATAACTACAATCAACCCTTTGCTCCTGAAGGTGTTGCCATTGAGACCTCAGCCCAAGTTTCTGCACCTTCGCCAAAGAGCAAAGTCCCAAAGGAACCAAAGTCCAAACAAGGCAAGAAGTCGTCTGCATCATCCTCATCAAAGAGTCCAACCTCCCCTCAAGCAAAGTTGCCGTCTCCCCAGAATTCTGGTCTAAATCCGGCTGCTCCGCCCTTCTTCCCTACTTTTGCAGAACCTCGGGATCTCACCGAAGAAACGCCCTCCGCATTGGAAG AAAACTCTGAGAAGAGCAAGCCGCAGACGAACAAAATAGACACTGTGCAGAAGATTGATGACCCTAATGTTTTCATCAAGACGGACAAAGATCAGAAGATGGAAACGGTGGAGGAGAAACACAAAACTAACCACACAGACGAACAGACAACCAAAGGAGAAAACACCGAAGCTCTGGACAAAAACAAAGATGTGGGTAAATCGGAGGAAACGGACAAGGATGAAGCAGAACACGAAGTGGAAACGCCAGTAAAAAGTGAGAAGATTGAACACAAAACGACTAAAGATGAGACTGAAGAAGAGATTGAGTCCTCCCCAAAGATGATGGAAGAAGTGAAAGTCGAGGAGAGCAAGTCAGATCAGAAAGCGGAGAAAGATAAAGAAGAACAGGTGAAGGAAGTGGAGAAGGAGAAAGCAGAACAGAAGACCGAACAACACCAAACAGAAAAGGAGAAAgcagaacagaaaacagaaaagatTGAGCCGACTGATAAGAAACCCGCCAAAGCTGAGAAGGACGAGAAAATCCCAAAAACAGCTGCTAAACCCAAACCTGCGGTGACCAACGGTGCTCCTGGAAAACCCCTGACTAGTCCTGAGAAGAAGACCAAG CCTGTCGCCGGTGCAACCAAACCTAGCTCTGCCAAGCCCCGGCTAAGCTCCGCCTCCAGTGCTACAGCCCCGCCCAAGCGTCCCGCCCCCACCTCAGCACCCCTCAGCAAAAAAGCCCCAGTGCCCAAAGCACCTGCCCCAGCTGCTGGCACCAAACGACCCCCCACAGCCTCCACACGACCCCCCACAGCGTCCAGCACAGTGACCAGAGAGGTCAAGCCCAAG ACGGCTGTCCCAAAGACCTCTGTCGCTCCGGCTCGACCCCCTGCAGACAAACCTGTGACCGCAGCACGCACCTCGACAATAACATCACGCAGCACAGCCAGCGCAGCGGCAGCACGACGCCCCG TCACAAAGACTGAGAGCAAACCAGGAGACGAAAAGAAACCAAGCACACCGAAAACCACAG atgtgtccCGCTCTAAACCTGCGCCTCTCAAAGCCTCCACCACAACTACAAGCAGCGCTCGCCCTCGCAGCACCAAGACCCCCGTCTCCAGCAGCTctccatcagcagcagcagcacctcGACCCACCTCCGCCTCCGCCTCCAGCACCACGACACGCACCACACCACGGCCCAGCTCCGCCTCCACCTCCACCCCGGCACACAACACCAAAAACATCCGCTCCAAAATCGGCTCCACAGACAACATCAAATACCAGCCTGGAGGAGGAAAg CTCCAGTCTTCATAA